One stretch of Armigeres subalbatus isolate Guangzhou_Male chromosome 2, GZ_Asu_2, whole genome shotgun sequence DNA includes these proteins:
- the LOC134212959 gene encoding ferritin heavy chain-like, which yields MFANIRYIPRFGTHVKRIFSSKPTNSPSCESGDCKNENLVPPLIGSLIQNAINDQINAELAAGYTYLSISYYFAKSTVGLLGFSKLYRDMSQEELDHAKSLARYLLERNGSVDLSTIRKPPSCSWSNISTTLNETLRLENNVSESLSKLYRLAEQQNDPTTADFIVTEFFKDQIESIRSVNLLVARWRTLDKAPDGVYLLDKELRMKKD from the exons ATGTTTGCCAACATCCGTTACATTCCTCGGTTTGGCACCCATGTAAAACGCATTTTCTCGTCCAAGCCGACAAATTCTCCCAGCTGTGAATCGGGTGACTGCAAAAACGAAAACCTTGTACCGCCTCTGATTGGTTCACTTATTCAGAATGCCATCAACGATCAGATTAACGCCGAGCTTGCGGCAGGTTACACTTACCTCTCCATTAGTTATTACTTTGCCAAATCGACCGTTGGTTTACTGGGCTTCTCAA AATTGTATCGCGACATGTCCCAGGAAGAACTTGATCATGCCAAATCCTTGGCTCGGTATCTCCTGGAAAGAAATGGCTCAGTGGACCTTAGTACCATAAGGAAACCACCCAGTTGCAGTTGGTCCAACATCAGCACAACCCTAAACGAAACACTTAGATTGGAAAACAACGTATCGGAATCCTTGTCCAAATTGTATCGCTTGGCCGAACAGCAAAACGACCCAACAACTGCTGATTTCATCGTTACGGAATTCTTCAAGGATCAAATTGAATCCATTCGAAGTGTTAACTTACTGGTGGCACGTTGGCGAACCCTAGACAAAGCGCCTGATGGAGTATATCTGCTTGACAAGGAATTAAGGATGAAAAAAGACTAG
- the LOC134212957 gene encoding protein pigeon isoform X2, translating into MLKQENLAANFCGLLSVAGCKDVAVEWRILGKEQDGSLLAGWVGFNPKSRSSQKSRIGVYMPKSKTLQILYTFAGKENIIQASVNLTKTLLLYTKKEFKQEASGRKTDIYRTFLVEIKEGVEVEPLMLMEVDRNHQMMAQFLWRNLATFEKSQQDKFLVMIHHEQVFVYTVTLKKQTIEGEDEDLLGSSSKLNYSDPSAWYLDKACLKTESITKSFVWAQWDPSVQALYYIHMKPAPKTLFEKDDGSIDKKMNPTLSAFQFHDDLRTETVLNIPLNLPNIPTSSSRADDIYEDDTVPLRIHDSSLNLVIVSDPIGMLYVCHYYLYQPIKQSDEEASTSQNICDVHFAYSVTILHHGCVIHCVIPGIPWEKAKTMKPTFTLHGDHHMLVFQADLFMHLLDVGTSHEPCCHIVCPPFTRQPVTHLVPCFATNNICYDSATLDLISISIPKNHLIEAFRNDTSIDNRLAIVHYFLAHSCGDIVEIFSELLSIIMERPLHLDTVPLLKEALISGTYASSKKGLSQDQLALFRLLPLTTCNTSKPIQAKISNLTVGLSHETLYNTSMMLLSPQQRLSPFRKDIWTSLWERLNDNKERARFAQEQVTEKLMYSLTCYQPEALSRCSTPMSPANPIVNVAAEFSAVGNRRMQNNDLLPFVETEACTASKQELVLNVNLRELSMHLVKHSVKEVSGFRWLKNAFYDSNPAPSHVHAVATRYVAAQLEQSRALCVLVCKTAGLDLALEPERGFALVDQLTSALQLKLFTLLERYCLAAESLAFPFPLGFSSFFTYLGYRALSFDNFMQYVEHHVFELQIDVIKVIIADIDDSPEGVQRKMSLLMTLPRSRARRLLNNWNHPISTMLKGREHALNILSGNSVHLRGYSQMKKREYKPKDLGEQMSAVQKLQEPLDCFLDLLTAKASLNELDFNLLIETTLSSVDDFEL; encoded by the exons ATGTTGAAGCAGGAAAATTTGGCCGCCAATTTTTGCGGACTGTTGTCCGTTGCTGGTTGCAAGG ATGTCGCCGTTGAATGGCGAATTCTGGGAAAAGAGCAGGACGGATCTTTGCTGGCAGGCTGGGTTGGATTTAATCCGAAATCCCGGAGTTCCCAAAAAAGCAGGATCGGTGTCTATATGCCGAAAAGCAAAACGTTGCAAATCTTGTATACTTTTGCTGGAAAGGAGAACATCATTCAGGCTTCTGTTAATCTAACTAAGACTTTGTTACTTTACACAAAAAAAGAGTTTAAGCAAGAAGCATCCGGCAGAAAGACGGACATATATCGAACTTTCTTAGTGGAAATCAAAGAAGGTGTAGAAGTCGAACCCCTAATGTTGATGGAAGTGGATCGAAACCACCAGATGATGGCACAGTTTCTGTGGCGGAACTTAGCTACATTTGAGAAGAGCCAGCAGGATAAATTTCTAGTCATGATCCATCATGAGCAGGTATTTGTGTACACAGTGACGCTCAAGAAACAAACAATAGAAGGTGAAGATGAGGATTTGCTAGGGAGTAGTTCAAAGTTGAACTATTCTGATCCCTCGGCATGGTATTTAGATAAAGCTTGCCTCAAAACGGAATCTATCACCAAAAGTTTCGTTTGGGCTCAATGGGATCCGAGTGTGCAAGCTCTCTACTATATTCACATGAAGCCGGCACCTAAAACGCTTTTCGAAAAGGATGACGGTTCcattgacaaaaaaatgaatccAACTTTATCCGCGTTCCAATTCCATGACGATCTCCGCACGGAAACTGTTCTAAACATTCCACTTAACTTGCCCAACATTCCAACGTCTAGTTCGAGAGCAGATGACATTTACGAAGACGATACTGTGCCCCTGCGTATTCACGACTCTTCCCTCAATCTGGTCATCGTCAGCGATCCAATCGGAATGCTTTATGTTTGCCACTATTATCTATATCAACCGATCAAACAGTCCGACGAGGAGGCTTCCACATCGCAAAACATTTGCGATGTTCATTTCGCATATTCCGTGACTATTTTGCACCACGGATGTGTTATACACTGCGTAATTCCTGGCATTCCGTGGGAGAAGGCCAAAACCATGAAACCGACTTTTACGCTTCACGGCGATCATCACATGTTGGTGTTTCAAGCGGATCTCTTCATGCATTTGTTGGATGTTGGTACATCTCATGAACCGTGCTGCCATATCGTTTGTCCTCCTTTCACGCGCCAACCGGTTACCCATCTGGTGCCATGCTTTGCAACTAATAACATCTGTTACGATTCGGCCACGttggatttgatttcaattagcATTCCTAAAAATCATCTCATTGAAGCATTTCGGAACGATACTTCTATCGACAATCGGCTTGCAATTGTGCACTACTTTCTGGCGCATTCCTGTGGCGATATTGTGGAAATTTTCTCGGAG CTCTTAAGCATTATAATGGAACGTCCTCTTCACCTGGATACGGTTCCTCTGCTCAAGGAGGCGCTCATCTCCGGAACCTATGCTTCTTCAAAAAAGGGTCTCTCGCAAGACCAATTGGCTCTCTTCAGATTGCTTCCCCTTACTACATGCAACACCTCCAAGCCAATTCAAGCCAAGATCTCCAACCTTACAGTTGGATTGTCCCACGAAACCTTGTACAATACGTCGATGATGTTGCTATCGCCGCAGCAACGCCTCTCTCCATTTCGGAAGGACATCTGGACCAGTCTGTGGGAGCGTCTGAATGACAACAAAGAACGCGCTAGATTCGCCCAGGAACAAGTTACAGAGAAACTGATGTACTCTCTCACATGTTACCAACCGGAAGCGCTCTCTCGTTGCTCCACTCCCATGTCTCCGGCGAATCCGATCGTCAATGTTGCAGCCGAGTTCTCCGCCGTTGGCAATCGACGAATGCAGAACAACGATCTGCTCCCTTTCGTCGAAACAGAAGCGTGCACGGCCAGCAAGCAGGAATTAGTGCTGAATGTCAACCTGCGCGAACTTAGCATGCATCTTGTGAAGCACAGTGTTAAGGAAGTCAGCGGATTTCGGTGGCTGAAAAATGCCTTCTATGACAGCAATCCGGCACCTTCTCACGTCCACGCCGTGGCCACAAGGTATGTCGCCGCTCAGCTCGAGCAATCTCGCGCTTTGTGTGTATTGGTTTGCAAGACGGCTGGTTTGGATCTAGCACTGGAACCCGAACGTGGGTTTGCTTTAGT CGATCAACTCACCAGCGCGCTACAGCTCAAACTATTCACCCTACTTGAACGCTACTGCCTGGCAGCGGAATCCCTTGCGTTTCCCTTCCCACTAGGATTCTCATCATTTTTCACCTATCTGGGCTACCGCGCTCTAAGTTTCGATAACTTTATGCAGTACGTCGAGCACCACGTGTTTGAGCTGCAGATCGACGTAATCAAGGTCATAATTGCCGACATTGATGACTCGCCCGAGGGAGTGCAACGGAAGATGAGTCTGCTAATGACATTGCCGCGGTCCCGTGCTCGAAGACTGTTAAACAACTGGAACCATCCGATCAGTACCATGCTTAAAGGGCGGGAACACGCGTTGAACATTTTGTCCGGGAATTCGGTGCACTTGAGAGGCTACTCGCAAATGAAGAAACGGGAGTATAAGCCGAAAG ACTTGGGAGAACAGATGAGTGCAGTTCAGAAACTCCAAGAACCGTTGGATTGCTTTCTGGACCTGCTAACGGCTAAAGCCAGCTTGAATGAGTTGGATTTTAATCTTTTGATCGAGACCACGTTGAGCTCGGTGGACGACTTTGAGCTCTAG
- the LOC134212957 gene encoding protein pigeon isoform X1, translating into MLKQENLAANFCGLLSVAGCKDVAVEWRILGKEQDGSLLAGWVGFNPKSRSSQKSRIGVYMPKSKTLQILYTFAGKENIIQASVNLTKTLLLYTKKEFKQEASGRKTDIYRTFLVEIKEGVEVEPLMLMEVDRNHQMMAQFLWRNLATFEKSQQDKFLVMIHHEQVFVYTVTLKKQTIEGEDEDLLGSSSKLNYSDPSAWYLDKACLKTESITKSFVWAQWDPSVQALYYIHMKPAPKTLFEKDDGSIDKKMNPTLSAFQFHDDLRTETVLNIPLNLPNIPTSSSRADDIYEDDTVPLRIHDSSLNLVIVSDPIGMLYVCHYYLYQPIKQSDEEASTSQNICDVHFAYSVTILHHGCVIHCVIPGIPWEKAKTMKPTFTLHGDHHMLVFQADLFMHLLDVGTSHEPCCHIVCPPFTRQPVTHLVPCFATNNICYDSATLDLISISIPKNHLIEAFRNDTSIDNRLAIVHYFLAHSCGDIVEIFSELLSIIMERPLHLDTVPLLKEALISGTYASSKKGLSQDQLALFRLLPLTTCNTSKPIQAKISNLTVGLSHETLYNTSMMLLSPQQRLSPFRKDIWTSLWERLNDNKERARFAQEQVTEKLMYSLTCYQPEALSRCSTPMSPANPIVNVAAEFSAVGNRRMQNNDLLPFVETEACTASKQELVLNVNLRELSMHLVKHSVKEVSGFRWLKNAFYDSNPAPSHVHAVATRYVAAQLEQSRALCVLVCKTAGLDLALEPERGFALVDQLTSALQLKLFTLLERYCLAAESLAFPFPLGFSSFFTYLGYRALSFDNFMQYVEHHVFELQIDVIKVIIADIDDSPEGVQRKMSLLMTLPRSRARRLLNNWNHPISTMLKGREHALNILSGNSVHLRGYSQMKKREYKPKAYLCSRCIWPCCKMQTQSSINLFLSSSPSSSHMLCTYGHLNSIPMQRVSQEDNPAPPNTPESSSCDLFDWQSSASLTVAVRKSNWGSNCRPRYLCNTMVILLVVLYLTVVVIIISTIYFAIDTQFVYLVSKSYNAIKIAS; encoded by the exons ATGTTGAAGCAGGAAAATTTGGCCGCCAATTTTTGCGGACTGTTGTCCGTTGCTGGTTGCAAGG ATGTCGCCGTTGAATGGCGAATTCTGGGAAAAGAGCAGGACGGATCTTTGCTGGCAGGCTGGGTTGGATTTAATCCGAAATCCCGGAGTTCCCAAAAAAGCAGGATCGGTGTCTATATGCCGAAAAGCAAAACGTTGCAAATCTTGTATACTTTTGCTGGAAAGGAGAACATCATTCAGGCTTCTGTTAATCTAACTAAGACTTTGTTACTTTACACAAAAAAAGAGTTTAAGCAAGAAGCATCCGGCAGAAAGACGGACATATATCGAACTTTCTTAGTGGAAATCAAAGAAGGTGTAGAAGTCGAACCCCTAATGTTGATGGAAGTGGATCGAAACCACCAGATGATGGCACAGTTTCTGTGGCGGAACTTAGCTACATTTGAGAAGAGCCAGCAGGATAAATTTCTAGTCATGATCCATCATGAGCAGGTATTTGTGTACACAGTGACGCTCAAGAAACAAACAATAGAAGGTGAAGATGAGGATTTGCTAGGGAGTAGTTCAAAGTTGAACTATTCTGATCCCTCGGCATGGTATTTAGATAAAGCTTGCCTCAAAACGGAATCTATCACCAAAAGTTTCGTTTGGGCTCAATGGGATCCGAGTGTGCAAGCTCTCTACTATATTCACATGAAGCCGGCACCTAAAACGCTTTTCGAAAAGGATGACGGTTCcattgacaaaaaaatgaatccAACTTTATCCGCGTTCCAATTCCATGACGATCTCCGCACGGAAACTGTTCTAAACATTCCACTTAACTTGCCCAACATTCCAACGTCTAGTTCGAGAGCAGATGACATTTACGAAGACGATACTGTGCCCCTGCGTATTCACGACTCTTCCCTCAATCTGGTCATCGTCAGCGATCCAATCGGAATGCTTTATGTTTGCCACTATTATCTATATCAACCGATCAAACAGTCCGACGAGGAGGCTTCCACATCGCAAAACATTTGCGATGTTCATTTCGCATATTCCGTGACTATTTTGCACCACGGATGTGTTATACACTGCGTAATTCCTGGCATTCCGTGGGAGAAGGCCAAAACCATGAAACCGACTTTTACGCTTCACGGCGATCATCACATGTTGGTGTTTCAAGCGGATCTCTTCATGCATTTGTTGGATGTTGGTACATCTCATGAACCGTGCTGCCATATCGTTTGTCCTCCTTTCACGCGCCAACCGGTTACCCATCTGGTGCCATGCTTTGCAACTAATAACATCTGTTACGATTCGGCCACGttggatttgatttcaattagcATTCCTAAAAATCATCTCATTGAAGCATTTCGGAACGATACTTCTATCGACAATCGGCTTGCAATTGTGCACTACTTTCTGGCGCATTCCTGTGGCGATATTGTGGAAATTTTCTCGGAG CTCTTAAGCATTATAATGGAACGTCCTCTTCACCTGGATACGGTTCCTCTGCTCAAGGAGGCGCTCATCTCCGGAACCTATGCTTCTTCAAAAAAGGGTCTCTCGCAAGACCAATTGGCTCTCTTCAGATTGCTTCCCCTTACTACATGCAACACCTCCAAGCCAATTCAAGCCAAGATCTCCAACCTTACAGTTGGATTGTCCCACGAAACCTTGTACAATACGTCGATGATGTTGCTATCGCCGCAGCAACGCCTCTCTCCATTTCGGAAGGACATCTGGACCAGTCTGTGGGAGCGTCTGAATGACAACAAAGAACGCGCTAGATTCGCCCAGGAACAAGTTACAGAGAAACTGATGTACTCTCTCACATGTTACCAACCGGAAGCGCTCTCTCGTTGCTCCACTCCCATGTCTCCGGCGAATCCGATCGTCAATGTTGCAGCCGAGTTCTCCGCCGTTGGCAATCGACGAATGCAGAACAACGATCTGCTCCCTTTCGTCGAAACAGAAGCGTGCACGGCCAGCAAGCAGGAATTAGTGCTGAATGTCAACCTGCGCGAACTTAGCATGCATCTTGTGAAGCACAGTGTTAAGGAAGTCAGCGGATTTCGGTGGCTGAAAAATGCCTTCTATGACAGCAATCCGGCACCTTCTCACGTCCACGCCGTGGCCACAAGGTATGTCGCCGCTCAGCTCGAGCAATCTCGCGCTTTGTGTGTATTGGTTTGCAAGACGGCTGGTTTGGATCTAGCACTGGAACCCGAACGTGGGTTTGCTTTAGT CGATCAACTCACCAGCGCGCTACAGCTCAAACTATTCACCCTACTTGAACGCTACTGCCTGGCAGCGGAATCCCTTGCGTTTCCCTTCCCACTAGGATTCTCATCATTTTTCACCTATCTGGGCTACCGCGCTCTAAGTTTCGATAACTTTATGCAGTACGTCGAGCACCACGTGTTTGAGCTGCAGATCGACGTAATCAAGGTCATAATTGCCGACATTGATGACTCGCCCGAGGGAGTGCAACGGAAGATGAGTCTGCTAATGACATTGCCGCGGTCCCGTGCTCGAAGACTGTTAAACAACTGGAACCATCCGATCAGTACCATGCTTAAAGGGCGGGAACACGCGTTGAACATTTTGTCCGGGAATTCGGTGCACTTGAGAGGCTACTCGCAAATGAAGAAACGGGAGTATAAGCCGAAAG cTTATCTGTGTTCTCGCTGCATTTGGCCCTGCTGTAAGATGCAAACCCAGTCCAGCATAAATTTATTCCTGTCATCGTCACCATCATCTTCGCACATGCTTTGCACATACGGTCATCTTAATTCTATTCCCATGCAGCGGGTTTCCCAGGAGGACAATCCTGCTCCACCGAATACTCCCGAATCATCATCCTGTGACTTATTCGATTGGCAATCTTCCGCATCACTGACGGTTGCTGTAAGAAAATCCAATTGGGGTTCAAACTGCCGACCGCGTTATCTGTGTAATACCATGGTTATTCTTTTAGTTGTATTGTATCTTACTGTCGTTGTCATTATCATTTCAACCATCTATTTTGCAATTGATACACAATTTGTATATTTAGTCTCTAAAAGTTATAATGCAATTAAAATTGCATCTTGA